Sequence from the Psilocybe cubensis strain MGC-MH-2018 chromosome 10, whole genome shotgun sequence genome:
CTGAGTTCCGCAGCTCGGTGAGGGAATGCGAACGCGGTGGCCTGAGATGCAATGCGCCATGCCGCCGACCAATCTGGTGCTGAGTGAACCTTTCGCTTCGGTTCAACGACTCCTGTGCGGATTTCGGCATTACCGACGCGAGTTGTTGCCTCTGTGTCAATTGACACGCGACATCGTGATGACAAGCAGTGGTCGAGGCTGAGACTTTGGCCTCTGAAGACTTTTTCCCACTCAGACATCGGGAAATTCGCGGGCGCTTTAGGGGAGAGTGCAATGAAGCGTTTGGCGGCTGCAATGTCTGTAGAGTAGAGTCGAAGGAGTTGCAGGTTTTTGGTGATGTGAGGGTCGTCTTTAGTGGTGCATTCAAGGTTGCTTTCGAACCACGGCATGTCGTGTTCGTAGAGTTTCGTTCGTTTAATTGAACTGGAGTGTGAATCTGGGGATTCTGAACGCGAATGTTTGTTTGACGATTGAAGGCTTTCGAGAATCGTGTCCAAGTCTTGTTCTTGTACAACGGAATGTTCAGGGTACGGTGGTAAATAAGGTGAGCGTGTGTGTCGGGAGTTGTGTGTTTGAATGGAGGGAGAGTGTGATTCCTGTCGGACATGCGAAATATGTTGCGAGTTGAGCCTCGAGGCGAAAGAAGGTTGTGGGGAAAGTTGGAAGAGTGATGTATTGGTTTCGACGGCTTTTCCTTTACCGTTGTATTCAACTGTTTGTAAGAAGGTGGACACGATACTGTCTTTGAGACTGTTGTCGACTGAGGAGTTGGATTCCAATAGTTGGAGTCCTTGGGATAGTGCTTTGGTCTTTGACAAGTGTCGCGATTGGAATTGATGGACGATTCGACTGAGTTTTTGCTCAAGATGTTGTACTTCGGGTCGGTTTGATTCTCTGTCATGAAAGACGTCTCGCGCTCCAATTCGGCAGTCGctttcctcttctctcctCTGACTTTGCGATTGAGTGAATTGTGCGGGGCGAAATCGCCCCTGACGTTGCGCAAATTCAAATTGGGTGACGTATTCAGGTTGATTGACACAACGTGACGGTCCGCCGAGCTGACACTCGTTGGATTGGGATGGTTCGTAGTTTTCTCTATGTCGATAGGAATGGCGGTCTGGAGATAAAGTGTTGGAGGACCCTTCGTTTCGTGGGAATTGGGACACGTCAAACGGTTCCTGATCGCCATTCGAGTTAAGAGTGGGTgaatgttgaagttggacaTTATGCATAATACAGTGAAGATGAGATAGCTGTAAGTTATCGATGAAAAGCAAGGCTTTTAAATCCTTTTGAAAACAATGTTTTGGTGATTCGCTCGGAATGTGATAGAGCGGTTGGAAGAGCAATGTTTTTGCCCCCACCGTTTAGACATTTACTGGAATGTGAAACCTCATGTGTGAGCTCATGCCGCTTGGGGCCGAGCAGAGGTTTGATCAACACCGTTTGTGCTCTCAGGCTGACGGTGGCAATGTATAAGGCGCTATTCACATTTCCTCGCGGTTTTCTCCAGAGCTTCTCATTGGATTTTTGTAATCTTCCTATTAAACTCAACTTACTATGAAAGGCATTCCGGAGTTCCTTCTTTTAGGTTGGTTGGTTACACAGCACAAGGGTGTATAACGATCGAAGTCGCCGGATATTCCAAATGAGGCTTTTTGAGTACTTTGTTTACTGAATTTGGGTAACCCGACgtggtgtttgtgtttgtgtgtTTTGTGGGGTAGGGCGGTTTAAAAAGCTGATGATAGATGGATACGTTTTTCCAACTCGACACCAGCAGCGACACACAATATTTGATACTCGACACCTCGCATCGGACGTCTAACATTGGAAAAACTGGCTTTAGATTCAAAAAATGAACGATGATAATAAGCACTGCGATCCAGTCGTTCGGGGAGGTACCTCAATAACCAACCACATATTTCAATCCGGCaccgagagagagagaccgATGAAATGAACATGAGCGAGGACACGTGCAATGGCTTAAGTACgcgaagggaaagggaaagggaaagggaaagggaaagggaaagggatgGAAGCTAGAGGTAAACTGTAAATGTATGCGCGCAATGCAAACGCACACGCactatggctgcccaagtggggaaatattccccgtaaacttatttaggtatttttcttactgCGTGAATTTGTAAAAAATATGTTGGAGtgcggaaacattttttgagtgcgcagattgttttctagcttagccgtaaatatatttgattgcgcggaaacatattttggacaTATTTTGCTAGCGCACGTAAATTTTTACTGCCCTCAATTATATTTAATGCATAAATCCTATGCGCGTAAAAACATTTTAAGCCCCAAACAAATATTTcgatgcgcggaaaacattgttcaattGCACTATTTCTAGCCTAAAGTCACCAGCCgttatgccgagattatgtaaaatgatctGAAATGGCACCTCGGCAGACGCAAATGAGGTCAAGCTCCGACTGTTTTCTACAAAATAAATAGCTATTCTCTATTCATTACCACTTTATAGAGAGATATAACAGCTTCTGTAGTAGTACATATGTGTTAACTACACACTACAGGTCACTGTGAGGACTCCCCATTAGTAGTACAGCCTGTACGCCATTTAAGACACCTCAGGTACTGTGTAAAAATAACTGTGGGAAAGACATCAATCAGTACATCTGTGTGTGTGGTATGTGCATTGGTGCATCTGTAGAGTCAGGCATAGTTAAATACGATTTAAAAACATAGAAAGACATTTATTCAACAATAATTAATGGGTACTAAGACACCGAGCACAGCAATGACAAATGTGAAAGAGGATTAGTGACTGCAAGCAAAGCGAAATTGAACagtcggagattgaactCATTTACGTCTGCCGAAGTGCCATtttggatcattttacataatctcggcaATCACGGCTTCCCACTTCACATAAGAATCAGTGACTgtgaataatgttttccgcaCAgtgaaaggtttgttcagtGCGCAAAATGTATTTACGCGCATGTATTTTACACAGTAAATATATTTTGGGGAGACCATAATGCACTCGCGCATGTAAATTATGcgaaaaatatgtttccgcgcagtcaATTTTGTTTACGGACTCGTCAAATTTACCTCGAAATCAATCCgggcaccaaacaaatgtttccgcgcataAATTTTGTTCTATTCTTGACGcacttctcaaaaataaggaaattatatttacggggaatatttccccacttgggcagccataacgcacacgcacacgaaCTCAAGGTAAGAATTGCATATTACATACTGACTCCTTGGTGGCGCGCGGGAATGCCGCTGCGCATTAATGTACCTTATGGACTGTGCTTCTTTTTCATCTCAAGGAGACGGTATTCGATCCTAGTGGATGAATCATGAAGCGATGAACTTTTGAGGGCATTTTTCCATGTACAATAGTTTTTCATCGAAGGTTTTGGTAGATATCGATATTTTATTATAAGCTTGCCCGTTCTGCATTCGTCCGTCTCAATCGATGGAGAGGGACTTTGTTTGTGAATCATATGGATGCATGAAGTGTATTGGGTATATCGGAtatccgagtccgagtcaaGTCTTCCAGCAGGAGGTACAATGTTCACCGCTCTGAATACATAGATGAAATTACGTAAATTTGATTTACGAGGGATCATACATGGTGAAGAATaatattcatattcaagaCAAACATATACACCCGGCACCGAGTGATTGCTAGATTGTGACTATCGACTATCGACGGCAGCACAAATACCACGATATAGTTCATGAAGAGTCCGACGGACCGGGCACACCGACGTCGACAGAATCGAAGTCTTCGAAAGCGACTACTTTTGTAAGTAAGTGTTTCCTTGTGGTGACAGGATGCAGAAGCGCGTGGTCGCCGCGTGGATCGATGGGCTTTCAGTATGAGCATCCGATCCATATCCATAGCGCGCTCGGAACTCATATTTTGGGTGGTGAATGTGCGATCGTGGATACTGTAGGATGCGATGATGATTGAATTGATCGGCACATAACTCACACTGTCGAGTTCGGAGTCGTCGGCACGACCTCATCGTCCGCGTCATCGTCCACGGTCATCTGCGGGCGGTGTTTGAATTCCTCCAGTTCGTCTTCGGCGCGGAAGCAGTCTGTAGGTTACCAAGAATCCAAGTCCAGGGTTGTGATACAAGTAGAGTCATCACGATaataaatatatatatcctacacacatacatacacatacCTCCCTACTTCAACATATCCCTTCAGTGCCCAAGGCACACCACAGCGACTCCCACCGCCCATCGGCATGCGCATCTTTGACCcacccaacaacaacaacaacaacaacaagccGGGCGATCACGCGACACGCGAACCGCTGAACAAGGGCACTAGTACCAGGGGTCCCGGCACGGAGCAGAGACCCCGAGCGCCCAAACGCACCTCAGACCGCAACCACCACGAGCCCCCCCGGCATCGATCAGACCCTCCCCACCCCACATTCACACAACACACACTTCACCACACCACTTTACCCATCTACCCTTCTCTACTCTACCCTACTCTACCCTACTCTACCCTACCTGCCTATCTTACCCtaccctttccctttcccttttctaAACACACACGCTCTCTCCTGTCTGTCCCTCTCCAGCGCTAGCGCTAGTCAGGCACCCGTTCACTGTTCCCCCCCACCGAcaacgaaacgaaacgacGTTCGGAGAGTGTATACGCTCTTTGGATATCCCGCCTTTTTAGAGTTTTAGTTTctggtttttggtttttttgggaGGGTGGTTACTGGTAAGGGAGAATCAGTTTGTTTGGTCGAAAAATTCTCACTTGGGGTTTCTTGGCATTTGCACTCGCGCTGGTACTTggactcgaactcgaacttggacttggacttggacggGAATCTAGTTTCCAGGTTCGCTTCGCtttgcattgcattgcattgtATTGGATTGCATTACAGTGCGGCTGACTTTGATCGAGACGACGAGCCAACTTTCCGGCGCTAAGACATACCTACACGCGCGcgcaagtgcaagtgcacaGTCTACCGGGACCTTTAAATCGTCATCGAGTTCGAGCTAGGGGCGAGGTATATTTAACCGGACAAGACGAGATTCTAGAGacgagaagagaagagaagagaagggaCTTGAGACGAGACGAGTACGATTAGGATTATTGGAATTTGTTGATTGGTGATTGGTGATTTGGTGATTTTGGTATGGGAAAGAAGGCAGCTAAGGGCGGGAAGGGCCCGCTTCCACATTGTGAGTTGCTCGtttcctccctctcctttaATCCATTCCGCTCCAGTGCGTTGTATTGCATCCCATGTATTCCAACATCCTACCTGTACCCCTACCCCGCCCCTGCCTACCCATACATGCCCACGGCgctcacacacacacacacacgctgCATGCAAAATTTTTATCACACACGCATGCACGCATGCGCACCACGAGGCGGCGGCCGGGTCGTCGGGTGTCGGGTGATGGATGCGAGAGTGCGGCATTTAGATATTTTACCCCGCACTTTCTTTATCCCGCTCCGGTGCCGGCATTGTGTTGTACCCCTTCACTCCTCACTTCCTCATGTTGTATCCGCCGTGTGCATCGCGCACGCGCATACATCTATCGCTACTGCGCGCGCGCGTCTTGTGTATTCAACGACTGATGATGACTGTGCTCATTGGATGATGTGCTGATGTTTGTTTTTTATGTTGCAGTACGTCAACGGACGACACGGTCGTCTAGAGGGCGTGTACGTctactttctttttctttttatatGCTGTGCGCTGATTATGGTCTATGTGCTGTCTTTTTGGTTATATTCTTCCGGTCCATTTACTATACGTCGTTCATCACACACCATCTTCAACTCTACCACAGCTCCTACAACCCACGCCCTCCGCCTCACTTCCCGACCAGCTGCGGCTGCTCGGGCTATACGCCGCGCCGACGCTAGGCGACGGCAACTGCCTCTTCCGCGCGCTCGCGGACCAGGTGCACGGCTCGCCTGTGCGCCACGCCGAGGTGCGCCGGGACGTGTGCGATTGGATCGAGAAGTGGGGGGAGAGGTATGAGGGGTTTGTAGAGTTTGAAGGgagcgaggaggatgaggggCGGGGGAAGAGTAaagggaaggagaaagaaaaggagaaggagaaggatagcggggcaggggcaggggagGATAAAGGTGAAGGCAGTAGTAACAGTGCGGGGAAAGGCCCGTCGCCGCGTCTTGCGGCGTATTTGAGGAATATGCGGCAGAATGGGACGTACGGTGGTCATATGGAGCTCTCGGCGTTTGCGCATATGACGAGGCGCGATGTGAAGGTTGTGCAGCCGGGCTTGGTGTATGTTATTGAGTGGCGCGcggggagtgggagtgggtcGGGGTCCAGTGCGGAGAgccagagtcagagtcaggagaagaaggaagaagaggtgaAGGATGCTGCTAAgcctgtttctgtttctgcttctgcttcgatAGCGACGAGCGCTACGCCGGTGTCGAATAGACGCGCGACGCGCTCTGCGAATGCACTGTCAGCTCCTCCGGCCAAGGTCCCGCCGAAAGACAGAGACGAGGGAAAGACGAAGGTGAAAACGGGGCGGCATGGATATTACGTGTTGGAGGAGGTGAGCagcgatgaggaagatgataaGCAGgcgttggggttggggttgggtaACCGTAGGGGTGCGAGTCGGGGTACGGCACCGGCGGCGTCGGCAGAGGTGAgtgaggagaaggaggagaaggaggtgcagcagcagctcgtTGCACCTGAGCCGACGCCGTCACCGACGCCTGCGCCCGTGTCGGCGGAGGTAAAgcatgaggaggaggagcagtcGGGAGGGCCGACGGTGTATGTCGCGTGAGTGTCTTTATTTTCTCGTGTTTGCTTTTGTCGGTGTCATGCCCATATATACTCCGCGATCTCGTTCAATCTCTCGGAGATTTGGCTGGTTATGGACATCGAGTTTCTGTTTTTGGGGGTGTTTTGTcgtttcctttttttgtgCTAGCCCTTGCTTTGGGTTTATGGCGTGTGCCTGGTTTTGATTGATCTATTTTGCGTTTGTTTGTACTTGTGTTATTGTATGCTAACTAAGGCCGGATGTATGCGCGTACAGGTACCATGACTGGGAACATTTCTCCTCCATCCGCAACCTGCGCGGTCCACATACAGGCCTACCCAACATCCAAGAAACACCCGCGCACTCGCATCCGGCATATGTGCCTCCAGCAGACACGGTCTCCGCGCCAGCGGCGCTGAGCAAGGAAGCGTTGAAAGAACGCGAGCGCGAGAAGAAGCGCgaaaggaaggagaaggagcgtgagagggagagggagcgtAGGGAGAAGGGCAAGGAGAAGATTGTTAGTGCGAGTGCTAGTGCTAGTGCGGGGTTGAAGgtcaagttgaagttgacgGCGAGTAAGACGGGGACGCCTGCGCCTAgtgcgtctgcgtctgtgTCTGCGTCTGCGCCGGTGGTTCCTGCTGTGGGGGctcaggcgcaggcgcaggacCCGTTGGCGGTTCCGCTTCCAACGTCCCGTTCGGCGTCGCCCTTCCCTGTGTCGTCGTTggcttcgacttcgacttcagCTTCTGGTTCGACTGGCTCGCGGTCTCCGCAACCGCAGTCACAAACCCAGCCACCATCGTCTGCATCAACTATCtcctccacatccacatccacatctacatctacatcGTTATCAACTTCAACGCATACAGCTATCTCTCCTGGTGTAAAtatcaacctcaacctcaacctccaAGCGCCGCATATGGCGCATCTGCACGCTAGCCCTCTCGCTCTCGCGCGACATCAcgagcagcaacagcaacactCACACCTGCACCACCGCTCGCCGAAGCGCTCGTTTGACGAGTCGAGTGCGAGCGGTGGGGACGGGGAGAGTGCGAGTGGGAGCGAGAAGCGCAGTCGGAGGCGGGTGGGGAGTGTTAGTGTTGGTTCTGTGCCGGGGGATGTGAGGCTGAGAGCCTCGGTTGGTGGAGAGAATATGgatgtcgatgttgatgttgttgaagtgGAAGGTGAAGGACAAggcgaaggtgaaggtgaaggtgaaggtgaagcgGGCACACCAGGGCTATCAGCGCCCGGGTCGAGCTCGTCCGAGACGAGTTCGGAGGTTGTCtctgaagaggaagagggcgATGCCGACGAGGGTGGCGGCGATGCCCGTCACCCTCATCATATGGACGCTGTAGATGACGACGAGATGTCCGCGCTCTCCTCTGTCCCACCCACACCCCCACCCGAGCCCGAGCTCGATCTGGACGTCGTCCAGGAAGAACACGACATGGACGATATGGATATCCCGCGCATTGTGAATGCGCGGTTGTCGCCTCCGCCTTCTTCTACGATGTCTTCTCTCTCCAACTCCCATCCTAATTCTAAAAAGCCAAAGTCGCGTAAAGGCACacccctctcctccacctccacctccacctccttctcGCAAAACACGTACACGGCACAGTTGGGCCCTAAAGAGCTGACACGACGTCAGCGCAAGGCGCTTGGGCTGCCGAAAGCGCGTCCTCGTCTGGCGGGGGGGATGAGTGCGGGCAAGATTGTTATTCCTGGAGGGAGGTGGACGGGGCGGGAGATGACGCCGCatggtgtgggtgtgggtggaggtagggatggaggagggggggatggagaggaggaggaggagtggaGGAGGAATGGGACGGGACGCTTGGATGTTCGTGGGTTTAGGGAGTTGAAGATTTAGATCTTTTGGTGGGGTTTGgtgctttgaagtttgggTTTTGGAATTTGGAGTTTGGGTGTTTGTTTTGGTTCCTTTGTGTGAAGGAGAAGGTGGGAGAGGTGGTGGAATGCGCTCTGACCCGCGCCCGTGCGTGTGGTGCCCCAGATGTTTGATAGACACCATCGCGATCTGCAATCTTCAATCTGCAATCTGCAGCCAACCTGACCCAACCCCCAACCCATAAGCGACGACCGATCTGTAGCTCAAACCACTCTCGTCGTCCCGTGGATCTCCGAGATACACCACTCGTTCACtcagctcctcctcctatATCGAGGTCGGGTGCTGCGTACATTGTACAGTGTACATTGTACAGTGTACAGTATAAAAATCTGAAGAAGAACTTGTGCTCGTTGCGCCCGAGGTATCTCGCACCTTTGTAGCCCCGCTGTAGATAATGGTCGATCAGGGTCGATCCCTGGCCTGGGACTTGGACTAGGGATTCGAACGACTTTGGACATGGATGGCGTGGTCGTAGCTGGGATACTAAGCTCGCTCGATAAGCACGAGTGAAACCTATTCGCATTATGTGGCATGGTGATGGATTCCGTAGAGTTCGTCCCGTGCGACGGTCAATTATTGCGGATGCACTATGCTCCGCCTGTATGTGTCGTTTGGTGGGCGGCGATTGCTCGCACTCGGGCGTTGGTATACGGTGAAACGACGAAACGATGAAACAATGAACGAGCACGAACGAGTAGAGCGATGCGGTATGCAGTTGGGCGTGAGGCGCCTATATTCCGTCGTGGTCCTCCCTAAACCTCGAATCGATGATCAAAGATCAGCCTTGCGGAAAGCGACATCGCTATCTCACGTATCGTCTTGCATAATGGTTCTTTCACtttatttctctctctctctctttcctttctaTCTTTTCTCCTcccgtttttttctctcgtTCGAAAGgcttcttctttcttacaTTTACATTTACATTGCCTGCGTCGTTATTTATTCAAAGGTTCCTCATttcctttttattttttctttttttcccctcatttctcattttctcGTTCTATTTTTTCATGTGTTTCAACTCTTGTATACGATGACGTTCGACGTCGACGCCTAAAACTACTGCTCTGCTGTAGTTGATGTCGTTTAGAATCGGGCGTTCGGCGTTTCGGCGTCTTCCTTTTGTACACCAAGTATTCATCGATCATcctttatttattttattcataCG
This genomic interval carries:
- a CDS encoding OTU domain-containing protein 3 — encoded protein: MCCLFGYILPVHLLYVVHHTPSSTLPQLLQPTPSASLPDQLRLLGLYAAPTLGDGNCLFRALADQVHGSPVRHAEVRRDVCDWIEKWGERYEGFVEFEGSEEDEGRGKSKGKEKEKEKEKDSGAGAGEDKGEGSSNSAGKGPSPRLAAYLRNMRQNGTYGGHMELSAFAHMTRRDVKVVQPGLVYVIEWRAGSGSGSGSSAESQSQSQEKKEEEVKDAAKPVSVSASASIATSATPVSNRRATRSANALSAPPAKVPPKDRDEGKTKVKTGRHGYYVLEEVSSDEEDDKQALGLGLGNRRGASRGTAPAASAEVSEEKEEKEVQQQLVAPEPTPSPTPAPVSAEVKHEEEEQSGGPTVYVAYHDWEHFSSIRNLRGPHTGLPNIQETPAHSHPAYVPPADTVSAPAALSKEALKEREREKKRERKEKERERERERREKGKEKIVSASASASAGLKVKLKLTASKTGTPAPSASASVSASAPVVPAVGAQAQAQDPLAVPLPTSRSASPFPVSSLASTSTSASGSTGSRSPQPQSQTQPPSSASTISSTSTSTSTSTSLSTSTHTAISPGVNINLNLNLQAPHMAHLHASPLALARHHEQQQQHSHLHHRSPKRSFDESSASGGDGESASGSEKRSRRRVGSVSVGSVPGDVRLRASVGGENMDVDVDVVEVEGEGQGEGEGEGEGEAGTPGLSAPGSSSSETSSEVVSEEEEGDADEGGGDARHPHHMDAVDDDEMSALSSVPPTPPPEPELDLDVVQEEHDMDDMDIPRIVNARLSPPPSSTMSSLSNSHPNSKKPKSRKGTPLSSTSTSTSFSQNTYTAQLGPKELTRRQRKALGLPKARPRLAGGMSAGKIVIPGGRWTGREMTPHGVGVGGGRDGGGGDGEEEEEWRRNGTGRLDVRGFRELKI